GGACAAGCTGGGCCATTTGTTCCGGGGAGACGCTTCCGTACAGCATCACGATACTGTACAAAGGCATCGAGGCAACCAACAGTAGCGTAGAGAACGCCAAAGACGTAATGAGCTTGCTCAAAATAATCGTGCGCGTCGACAATTGGGTCGTCAGCAAAATATGCAAGGTCTGGCGTTCTCTCTCCCCACTGATCGCTCCAGCAGTCAGGGCAGGTGCCACAAAGCAAACCATCGCGTAGTGTATCCCCGCAGATATCAGAAACAGATCCCGGTTATCCCCTAACGCTTCGGCCTTTAAGGGGTCCATGAGCAAAAAGCCCATCGGTATTCCCCCCATGACAAATAAGTAAATCGCTAAAATGAGCATGGTCTTTCTCGAGCGGAATCTTTCCCGCATTTCTTTTACCAAAAGAGGATTGAACAAGAAGTCGCTCACTCCATACCGACTCCTTCCGTAATCGCTAAGAAGACGTCTTCTAAATCTTTCTTGGAATCTCCATAGTAGACGACTGCGACTTGCTCATCCAGCAGTTCTTGAAGCAATTCAGCTTTTTGTTGCTCCGTCCCTTGAAAGTAGAAGCGAAAGCCTCCCATATAATCCATCAATTGATGCACATACGGAGAGCTCGCTAACAGAAGTCCCGCTTTGTCCAAATTCCGCAGGGCTCTTAGTTGCATACGACTTTGGCCTGTGTCCCGATTACTGACCTCGTGCACGGAGCCATAC
The window above is part of the Brevibacillus brevis NBRC 100599 genome. Proteins encoded here:
- a CDS encoding ABC transporter permease, whose protein sequence is MSDFLFNPLLVKEMRERFRSRKTMLILAIYLFVMGGIPMGFLLMDPLKAEALGDNRDLFLISAGIHYAMVCFVAPALTAGAISGERERQTLHILLTTQLSTRTIILSKLITSLAFSTLLLVASMPLYSIVMLYGSVSPEQMAQLVLFLAVNMFFLGSLGLFCSTWIKRTSISTVTTYGIAFFFVVGTGLLFFFIGESLQQAHPERYVNSNVWSMYELQMLAGMNPIIVLFDILGESFDQSDDITFAPWLFFSCVYVVLSFVLVIWSAYLLKPIRRKWWSWKKRPVRVQ